The Phosphitispora fastidiosa genomic interval TCAGGAGCCGTATACGAGGCCCGTACGTACGGTTCTGTGAGAGCGAAGAAGTCGGGAAATTATTCCCGACTTCTAGCGTGAGTTTACGAATTAGCGAATATAAAATCCCTTAACCTTAGACCCGTAAGGTTTTTGGAGATTACGGTGTATTACCTAATCGAATTTGTATTTCTGTAGATTTAAAACATCAAACATCTTTTGCTGAACCTCGTCCATTTCGGTTATTGTAAGGCATTCGCGCCGTTTTTTGCCTTTGCGGGGTTGACCGTAAACAGTCAGCACTTCATGAACTCCCGATAACTTTTCGAGCATGCAGGAAATGCTCAAATCAATTCCTTGGTGGTACAATTCACGCCGAAGCAGTGAACATAGCATCAATGCAAGGACACAGTAGAAAGTATGCACCATGATTTTTTGGTCAGTCCAGTGGTATTGAGGACTCCAGCTGAGAAAATGCGGATTCTTCATTTGTTTAAAAGCATCCTCAATCTTAGACTGGCCCCGATATGCGGTAATAATTGCTTCATTGGTCCATTCGTGATTATCCGTATAAAGCAGCGTCTTGCCAAGTAAGTATTCCTGTAAATGCTCAAAAGCCGCTTGGCTAAAACTGAAGGACATCCGGATAAAATGGTCTTCTTCATAAACATTTATATCAAAAAGATCCTTCATATGCCGGGCGGAAAGTATATCGCCAACACGTTTTCGGACTGAACTAATGGTTGGCTTGACCCCTTTCTTAGTTAATCCGGCTGCCCGGTTGTCCAATTTAGTTTTTAGTTCCTGCAACGCCAATAAACATTTATTAATTGTTTTATGGAACCCCTGCATCTGGCCGAGAAACAGTTTTTCGTTGTACACAACCAAAACCGTACGCTTCCGGTCAAATATTCCCCTGGTTGTACGATACACGCTATGCCCGGGAAATTTTGTTTCGTCCAATGTCACAAACTCACTTTTAGGAACCTTCAGAAGATCAGTATAGTGGGTAGGTGTCAGGCTGCCTACCACCTTGAAAACACTACCGCTAATTTTATTTTGGTTTTGCAGTGAATTGTTAACCTTATCAAAAACCAAGGTGACTTTTTCCGAGCCATCCCTGATATTATCCACGCGCTTGATCAATTCTGTAATAACCAGGCCAAATTCGCGTGCATCAGGAATATTCCCGGAATAAGTCTCGTGAAATAAAGGGATATGAAAACCCTTACTGACCATAAGAGCCAAATTAACAATCCTCAGGTCGTTACGCTTAGCTTTACAATGACCGCGCTGAGGAAGTGAACATGGATTATTAGTGTCAATATGGGTAAAAAAGTTTGTGGCATCGTAAAGCAGGCATTCCAGGTCCACGTTAAACTCTTTTACCATACGTGCGGTCAGTTCAGCTTCAATCCTTTCAATATGCTCTTTTTGCAGGAGATTCATATTATCCCAAAACCGCTGACTTGATAACTGGTCTTTCTTTAACCGGAACATTCGTTTAAGAACTGTCCCATCGAACCAGTCGGCCATCTTGCTTTTACTGGTTGATGCCACAGCTCTGTTAAGAGTAGCCAAAAGAATATACTCACCAACACTAACACCTTGATCCCGTTTTCCCACATGGCGGTTAATGGTTTCAACCAAGTCAAGACGCTCAGCCAATTGTAAAAGAGCTGTTTCGGCAGCAAAACTAAAGGCTACAGCACGTTGAGGTTTTTGCAGTTCCTCAATGTTCTTAAATTTATCGGCAAGGTCTTCTGCCTTGCCCAAATAAATTTGATTAGTGTATTTAGGCTTGCCATTAACACGTTTTGACTCCACCAGGTAATAATAAATCTGGTTTTTGATCTTCTTTTTAATGATGGTAGCCATGCGCCCCCTCCTCAATTAGTTAGGTTATACTTATATTCGGCGGAGGGTGCTAAAATTCCTGCTAATTCATATAAAATCTAGTATTTTAGGGACATTTTTCTTAAGAACATGGGTGATATTTATGGTTTAAGTTAGGTTATACGTTTAGCTACCATTATTGTAAATAATCGGTAAGAGTCTAAGGCTTATTTTACTTTATTAAAGCTACTATAGTAGTTTAAAAAGCGGTCAAAATAACTGGAAATTTATTGCGTATTTCGTAAACTCACGCTAGCTACTCGATTTCCCCAACCATTCAAGGGTGCCTTGTTACATTTTAACCCCAAAAAAAGACATTCTGCCAGCTGGTAGCAGGGAAATGTAAAATAATGTAGAAAAATGTAGCAATATTGTATTTAAGCAAAGCAGAATTGATAAGTGGGGTGGAATCTATGGCGTTAAAGGACAACAAAGCTCAAATACCCTTGGAGGTAATGGAAGCTTACCAAAAAGTGGCTTCCTATATGGGCCAAATCACGTTTAATGAAATATCTACCGGAATTACAGACACAGAAAAATTTATCGCATATTATAAAGGAACATACCTGGACCTGGGAATTAAAGTGGGGGATCCGGTGCGACCAGGTTCCCCGGCAGAAGTGGCCATGCGGGAAAAACGCCGGGTTGTCAAGAATATTCCCAGTGAGGT includes:
- a CDS encoding IS1634 family transposase, giving the protein MATIIKKKIKNQIYYYLVESKRVNGKPKYTNQIYLGKAEDLADKFKNIEELQKPQRAVAFSFAAETALLQLAERLDLVETINRHVGKRDQGVSVGEYILLATLNRAVASTSKSKMADWFDGTVLKRMFRLKKDQLSSQRFWDNMNLLQKEHIERIEAELTARMVKEFNVDLECLLYDATNFFTHIDTNNPCSLPQRGHCKAKRNDLRIVNLALMVSKGFHIPLFHETYSGNIPDAREFGLVITELIKRVDNIRDGSEKVTLVFDKVNNSLQNQNKISGSVFKVVGSLTPTHYTDLLKVPKSEFVTLDETKFPGHSVYRTTRGIFDRKRTVLVVYNEKLFLGQMQGFHKTINKCLLALQELKTKLDNRAAGLTKKGVKPTISSVRKRVGDILSARHMKDLFDINVYEEDHFIRMSFSFSQAAFEHLQEYLLGKTLLYTDNHEWTNEAIITAYRGQSKIEDAFKQMKNPHFLSWSPQYHWTDQKIMVHTFYCVLALMLCSLLRRELYHQGIDLSISCMLEKLSGVHEVLTVYGQPRKGKKRRECLTITEMDEVQQKMFDVLNLQKYKFD